Proteins co-encoded in one Lasioglossum baleicum chromosome 14, iyLasBale1, whole genome shotgun sequence genomic window:
- the Sod1 gene encoding superoxide dismutase 1, translated as MVKAVCVLQGDAKGTLFFEQSDSSSPVKVTGSVSGLQKGLHGFHIHEFGDNTNGCTSAGPHFNPLGKDHGGPQADVRHVGDLGNVEAGADGVAKVNITDKLIQLQGEHSIIGRTLVVHADPDDLGKGGHELSKTTGNAGARLACGVVGVAKA; from the exons ATGGTTAAAGCCGTTTGCGTTCTTCAAGGCGATGCCAAAGGCACTCTATTCTTCGAGCAATCG gATTCTTCAAGTCCAGTGAAGGTCACCGGCTCGGTTAGCGGCTTGCAAAAAGGCCTACACGGTTTTCATATTCACGAATTCGGTGATAATACTAACG GATGTACAAGTGCTGGTCCTCACTTTAATCCATTGGGAAAAGATCATGGTGGACCTCAGGCAGATGTTCGTCATGTTGGAGATTTAGGAAATGTTGAAGCCGGAGCCGATGGTGTTGCAAAGGTTAACATTACTGATAAGTTGATCCAGCTTCAAGGAGAACACAGCATAATTGGCAGGACTCTTGTG GTCCACGCTGATCCGGACGATCTTGGCAAAGGTGGTCACGAATTATCAAAAACCACAGGAAATGCTGGTGCTCGCCTTGCTTGCGGAGTGGTTGGCGTTGCCAAAGCCTGA
- the Mus304 gene encoding mutagen-sensitive 304, with product MFKRVENNRENEYPVPAKRPKYDAKKGIVGGVPTKGRDGTNKKFGKPDDVWGDDFAEEDIEEMDFVASQACLQEEIALTQTNAEPQASLLQRHNSAPSTSKAGSKVNNINKSLRLSLCTRNEKSKEISQIASVNYKDFEDKLMNRQVYNSTFKLDESVILPESKYVKELEKLKLENKKLLNDFITKEGEAVFLRNQLQQTQLRVETDRLEKTRFIEEQENRHRTEINAICKEKEYLKTQLELQAFEVGNLMERCKLLETGNVKLTEPCAISLNTSTNKSKFNSSMNRTSVSTAKPVKLRESCVQVALQDKNSYILKTWSPYYPLANISKLVYDTPQPEKSIVNIQVIEKTGRRNLPILQEEDTFRIFENPELVKPVTTMVDEKRLSMEFILPEIAALQRKTSSELESENSICIMNKLVSTARELILNVIIVLQTIFQAMRNDDIRDMNDIYFSDLYSSSDFNGKSVCDANAWHECERGVEVRRVFGVISYVTLESTYLSKYIAGKTPLLTERDESYRSYSRQMVRYDMWLEKGQDFEMLRMILQFIVLVGSTRRAHQFSGLMCAIMMIICNVHKKVEYCSLGMEYVYQIFKEIVFSRPLPYCYSFLTRIMVVFIKSATYLKKLCVNSQLMAVNNWKGSLHFTPDACPLQIFLAQVENHHFDTIVALDITEVLLQFIQYVLQTDAIPLRSETLESCNCCMKLLRFTMRTLSKCAEANLSAIGNFDSHHFPSPQKDCCKLKSICPKHSATPRTRNKKCVCEVYQEILSDANAWTIMKQRQVKILRDGIRFLAHLAICDPDFVIRLSDIEDSFHLFMRNISNFDDFSLHENEQEAMDRIKQTFIFDKVPQSEIEECTSSSTRQLDILSNFEKRPIQPAPVNPKRNENHNKFLTTIRSLYNSRMELSNH from the exons ATGTTCAAACGAGTAGAAAATAATAGAGAAAATGAGTATCCTGTACCTGCCAAACGACCAAAGTATGATGCTAAGAAAGGAATCGTGGGAGGTGTTCCTACAAAAGGTAGAGATGGAACGAATAAAAAGTTTGGGAAACCTGACGATGTATGGGGCGATGATTTTGCAGAGGAAGATATAGAAGAGATGGATTTCGTTGCCTCTCAGGCTTGCTTACAG GAAGAAATTGCTTTGACTCAAACAAATGCAGAGCCGCAAGCATCGTTGTTGCAGAGACACAACAGTGCACCGTCTACGAGCAAAGCTGGTTCTAAGGTAAACAATATCAATAAATCGTTAAGGCTCTCTCTATgcacgagaaatgagaaatcgaAGGAAATCAGTCAGATAGCATCAGTCAATTACAAGGATTTCGAAGATAAATTAATGAATAGGCAAGTTTATAATTCAACATTTAAGTTGGACGAAAGTGTAATTTTACCAG AATCGAAATACGTCAAGGAATTAGAGAAGTTGAAACTTGAAAACAAGAAATTATTGAACGATTTTATAACGAAAGAGGGAGAAGCAGTTTTTCTACGCAATCAATTGCAGCAGACTCAATTACGAGTAGAAACAGATAGACTAGAGAAGACTCGTTTCATCGAGGAGCAAGAGAATCGACATAGAAcagaaataaatgcaatttgTAAAGAGAAAGAATATTTGAAGACTCAACTTGAACTACAA GCGTTCGAAGTCGGCAATCTGATGGAACGTTGTAAATTATTAGAAACAGGAAATGTTAAATTAACAGAACCATGTGCTATAAGCTTGAATACCTCTACAAACAAAAGTAAATTTAATTCGTCGATGAACAG GACATCAGTTTCAACAGCAAAACCGGTGAAACTAAGAGAATCTTGTGTTCAGGTTGCCTTACAAGATAAGAACAGTTACATTCTTAAAACTTGGAGTCCCT ATTATCCTTTGGCGAATATTTCCAAATTAGTATACGACACACCGCAGCCAGAAAAATCAATAGTCAACATTCAAGTGATCGAGAAAACTGGACGAAGAAATTTACCGATCTTACAGGAGGAAGATACATTCCGAATATTTG aAAATCCGGAACTTGTGAAACCCGTGACGACTATGGTAGACGAGAAAAGACTGTCGATGGAATTTATTTTACCAGAAATAGCAGCTCTCCAACGTAAAACGAGTTCTGAGCTCGAGTCAGAAaattctatatgtataatgaatAAA TTGGTCTCCACTGCGAGGGAGTTGATTCTAAACGTGATCATCGTGCTCCAGACAATTTTTCAAGCTATGAGAAACGACGATATACGAGATATGAACGATATTTATTTTTCTGACTTGTACTCGAGTTCTGATTTCAATGGGAAGTCTGTATGCGATGCTAATGCGTGGCATGAGTGCGAGCGTGGTGTCGAAGTTAGGAGAGTGTTTGGCGTGATTTCGTATGTAACGCTGGAGTCGACGTATCTTAGCAAATACATCGCTGGAAAGACGCCGTTGCTCACTGAAAGGGACGAAAGTTATAGGAGTTACTCGCGGCAAATGGTTCGCTATGACATGTGGCTGGAAAAGGGCCAGGATTTCGAAATGCTGAGAATGATTCTGCAATTCATCGTTCTAGTTGGGTCCACG AGACGAGCACATCAGTTCAGCGGTCTCATGTGTGCAATCATGATGATTATATGCAATGTTCACAAAAAGGTTGAATATTGCTCTTTGGG GATGGAGTACGTTTATCAGATATTTAAGGAAATAGTTTTCTCTAGACCTCTGCCATACTGTTACTCGTTTCTTACCCGTATAATGGTAGTGTTCATTAAGTCCGCGACATACTTGAAAAAACTCTGTGTTAATTCAC AGCTGATGGCAGTGAACAACTGGAAGGGTTCATTACATTTTACTCCAG ACGCTTGCCCGTTACAAATCTTCCTGGCGCAGGTGGAGAACCATCATTTCGACACCATAGTCGCCCTAGATATTACAGAAGTATTGCTGCAGTTCATACAATATGTGTTGCAAACCGATGCGATTCCCTTAAGGTCCGAGACCTTGGAATCCTGTAATTGTTGTATGAAATTGCTACGGTTCACTATGAGAACTCTGTCCAAGTGCGCAGAGGCAAATCTGAGTGCCATAGGGAACTTCGATTCGCATCACTTTCCTTCGCCACAGAAAGATTGTTGCAAACTGAAGAGCATTTGTCCCAAACATTCTGCTACTCCGCGAACAAGAAATAAGAAATGCGTATGCGAGGTGTATCAAGAAATTTTATCCGATGCAAATGCTTGGACAATTATGAAGCAAAGACAAGTGAAAATATTGAGGGATGGTATTCGATTCCTCGCTCACTTGGCTATATGCGATCCCGATTTTGTAATTCGGTTATCGGATATCGAAGACTCTTTCCATTTGTTCATGAGGAACATCAGCAACTTCGATGACTTCTCTCTCCACGAGAATGAAC AAGAAGCCATGGATCGAATAAAACAAACGTTTATATTCGACAAAGTACCTCAATCTGAGATTGAAGAGTGCACCAGCAGCAGCACAAGGCAACTGGATATACTGTCGAATTTTGAGAAGCGACCGATCCAGCCGGCTCCTGTGAATCCTAAGCGGAACGAAAatcacaacaaatttttaacCACAATTAGATCCCTGTATAATAGTAGAATGGAATTATCTAATCATTAA
- the LOC143215740 gene encoding uncharacterized protein LOC143215740 has translation MKISVSALLLFLVFFSLAAASMVQQSRCPGVRLPNGRVRARTRGRIIKFSCYEGFTLVGNKYSTCIRSQWDTPTPVCVNAECSMPPTPDHALVAKKYNGAILLYFCEPGYALIGPTEIYCDGSQWNGTTPHCRDTTAEAPTSCDFEKPDLCWWEQDPQHDFDWRRHNFETPSSHIGTGPTHDHTLGHGNDGFYLYIEASGRLVNDTARIVSPIYKASYTEAGCFSFWYHMYGATIGTLNIYFKPEKEDNTPQLMFSKAGNQGNYWLNGIFNLPKAEKGFQIIIEGVRGSSYVSDIAIDDVAILQGDKCPNNASKVENEGVTESDDDQIEPVNAQLTCRGRCKNVATTNFTSYQSLPPSPADTCLCTIDCAEHFICCPDYAEYCVLAFTEDAGTEDAEFTTASYDGVAPKDNKENVTDIATIRPDKVISIYPKDDIDPVTSKPSTTTTVIPVTNVTRPKTERPLKTTRRTIATTATTKVIQTKETPFLQATTVKTYLTVDVPPDSHVERQDMKEVYSGTSKFSQPGIIGVVVGIVAAMSITFIVAIVILRRRKTYKRGTKASALSEDSDVRFLTSDEILDFTLARPSENDEA, from the exons ATGAAGATATCAGTCTCAGCGTTGCTCCTCTTCCTGGTCTTCTTCTCGCTGGCTGCTGCCTCCATGGTGCAGCAAA GCAGATGTCCGGGGGTGAGGCTGCCAAACGGAAGGGTTCGAGCGAGAACCAGAGGGAGGATCATCAAGTTCAGCTGTTACGAGGGTTTCACTCTCGTGGGTAACAAGTATTCCACTTGTATTCGAAGCCAGTGGGATACGCCTACGCCAGTATGCGTCA ATGCCGAATGCTCTATGCCACCGACCCCGGACCACGCGTTAGTGGCAAAGAAGTATAATGGAgcgatattattatatttctgcGAGCCTGGTTATGCGCTGATCGGCCCGACCGAAATTTACTGCGACGGAAGCCAGTGGAATGGTACTACTCCACATTGTCGAG ATACCACCGCCGAAGCTCCGACCTCGTGCGATTTCGAGAAACCAGACCTCTGTTGGTGGGAGCAGGATCCTCAGCATGATTTCGATTGGCGACGACATAATTTCGAGACGCCGAGCTCTCATATCGGAACTGGACCCACCCACGATCACACTTTGGGACATGGGAACGATG gattttatttatacatagaggCGTCTGGACGATTGGTGAACGACACTGCCAGAATCGTTTCCCCCATCTACAAAGCGTCGTACACGGAAGCAGGCTGTTTCTCATTCTG GTACCACATGTACGGCGCGACCATAGGCACCTTGAACATCTATTTCAAGCCAGAGAAGGAAGACAACACACCTCAATTGATGTTCTCGAAAGCGGGCAATCAGGGGAATTACTGGCTGAACGGTATTTTCAATCTTCCGAAAGCTGAAAAGGGCTTTCAG ATCATAATTGAGGGAGTTCGTGGGAGCAGTTACGTAAGCGACATTGCGATCGACGACGTGGCCATTTTGCAGGGCGACAAATGTCCAAATAATGCGAGCAAGGTGGAGAACGAGGGCGTGACCGAGAGCGACGATG ATCAAATCGAGCCAGTGAATGCGCAGCTGACGTGTCGTGGGCGATGCAAAAATGTCGCGACTACCAATTTCACTTCTTACCAATCACTACCACCTTCGCCTGCTGACACGTGTCTCTGTACAATTGACTGTGCCGAGCACTTTATATGCTGTCCGGATTACGCAGAATACTGTGTCCTag CCTTCACCGAAGATGCAGGCACGGAGGATGCCGAATTCACAACTGCGAGTTACGATGGAGTTGCACCGAAGGACAATAAGGAGAATGTTACCGATATTGCGACCATAAGACCGGACAAGGTCATCTCCATCTACCCGAAGGACGATATCGACCCCGTCACGTCGAAACCATCGACAACTACCACTGTCATCCCGGTTACGAATGTAACTAGGCCGAAAACCGAGAGGCCATTGAAAACTACGCGACGCACTATTGCGACCACTGCAACTACCAAAGTCATCCAGACAAAGGAGACACCGTTCCTGCAGGCGACCACTGTCAAGACATACCTCACGGTAGACGTGCCACCCG ATTCGCACGTGGAAAGGCAGGACATGAAGGAAGTGTACAGTGGAACGTCGAAGTTCAGCCAGCCAGGGATCATAGGGGTGGTGGTTGGCATTGTAGCAGCGATGTCGATCACTTTCATAGTGGCGATCGTCATTTTAAGAAGGAGAAAGACTTACAAACGAGGTACGAAAGCATCCGCGTTGTCCGAGGACAGTGATGTCAGGTTTTTGACGTCAGACGAGATCCTGGACTTCACTTTAGCCAGACCAAGTGAGAACGACGAGGCGTAG